TTTTGTTTGTCCCTAAATCATACCACCCTAAATAACTAAGCGCATGATAATCGAATTGATCAAGGTCAGGTACCTTAAGTTTCTTTTCTTTCGGAAAAAGTCTCTCTATTTTCTTTTCAGAGACGCGGGGAAATGGGATGACATAAGGTTTTAAGCTAAGTAGGAACGAATCTGCCTCGTGGGCGTTTTTTACGTCAGTTAGTGCATCTAGCAAAGGCAACGCTTTCCCTCCTTGCCCTTCAACTAACTGAGCTACTTTCTCACGAGCTAATGTGATAACCGTATGAACCACATCTTGATCTTTATTAGTTGACTGAGCGTCCACAATCACTTTCGTCTGTTTTTTTATAAAATTATATTCATGCGGATGTAAAAACTCTTCCATCTTTCATCACCTATCTTATCTATTGAGTGTTCCTGACCTTTCTTTCTATTTAGTTTATAGTTTCTCCTCCTCTTTTAAAATGGCAAGAACAATTTCAAGTTAAATTAGACATATTAGCAAAGGGCATTCCCACGAAAAGCGGCAGTTTAAAAGAGAATCATCTCCTTTAAACTGCCAAGTAATCTTTTATCTCGTCTTTGAATAAACGATTTTTTTAATCGTTTCAGTTGCAAGAAAATACTCAT
The DNA window shown above is from Salipaludibacillus agaradhaerens and carries:
- a CDS encoding FusB/FusC family EF-G-binding protein; its protein translation is MEEFLHPHEYNFIKKQTKVIVDAQSTNKDQDVVHTVITLAREKVAQLVEGQGGKALPLLDALTDVKNAHEADSFLLSLKPYVIPFPRVSEKKIERLFPKEKKLKVPDLDQFDYHALSYLGWYDLGTNKKYLVVNIEGRLMGVAGLYHPSSKQGLCTICHSFGEVGLFTKKIKGKKNESNISRGNYVCKESMVCNDNMTSLDELNAFIYAFISKH